Proteins found in one Cervus canadensis isolate Bull #8, Minnesota chromosome 24, ASM1932006v1, whole genome shotgun sequence genomic segment:
- the CD28 gene encoding T-cell-specific surface glycoprotein CD28: MILRLLLALNFFPSIQVAENKILVKQSPMLVVNDNEVNLSCKYTYNLFSKEFRASLYKGADSAVEVCAVNGNHSHPLQSTNKEFNCTVKVGNETVTFYLQDLYVNQTDIYFCKLEVLYPPPYIDNEKSNGTIIHVKEKHLCPSPRSPESSKPFWALVVVNGVLVFYSLLVTVALSNCWMKTKRNRMLQSDYMNMTPRRPGPTRRHYQPYAPARDFAAYRS; the protein is encoded by the exons AAAACAAGATTTTGGTGAAGCAGTCGCCCATGCTTGTGGTAAATGACAATGAGGTCAACCTCAGCTGCAAGTACACGTACAACCTCTTCTCAAAGGAGTTCCGGGCATCCCTTTATAAGGGAGCGGATAGCGCCGTGGAGGTCTGTGCTGTGAATGGAAACCACTCCCATCCACTTCAGTCAACAAATAAGGAATTCAACTGCACCGTGAAAGTAGGCAATGAAACAGTGACCTTCTACCTCCAGGACCTGTATGTCAACCAAACGGATATTTATTTCTGCAAACTTGAGGTTCTGTATCCTCCTCCTTACATAGACAATGAAAAGAGTAATGGCACCATTATCCATGTGAAAG agaaacatctTTGTCCATCTCCCCGGTCTCCTGAGTCTTCTAAGCCATTTTGGGCCTTGGTGGTGGTAAACGGAGTCCTAGTTTTCTATAGCTTGCTAGTAACAGTGGCTCTCTCTAACTGCTGG atgaaGACTAAGAGAAACAGGATGCTTCAGAGCGACTACATGAACATGACCCCCCGCAGGCCAGGGCCCACCCGAAGGCACTACCAGCCCTATGCCCCAGCACGGGACTTCGCGGCCTACCGCTCCTGA